The DNA region taatCAAACTATCAATAGATTTGCTTGGTTTAACACTATACATATTATGCTATTATACACGGAATcacaatttaaaataaatatatcattATGGCAAGACCATAAAAGTGACCATGGCTTTGCATACCTTTAAAATTGTCTCTGCCAAATGGTGTTTCATGACAAGGCAAGCCTCGTAAGGGAATTGATTTGTATACTGATGGTCTGTTAATTCAAGAGCTTTCTTCACTTCTGAATCCACTTGCATGCTAGTCCAGATAATATCAGCCTCCTTCGCATCAGTGGCTGATGATGAAACAAACTATGAGCCAACAAAAGAAGTATTTTTTAGGTCTACATGAGGAATTGATCCCCTTAATATGGGGATTACATCCAACTGCATAACTACTTGAGCTAACAAGTTGGTAGAAAAATATGCTTTTTAAAAGGGTTTAGGTATCAGTTAGGAAATGAGTCTTGAAAATATGAGATCACTGTCAATTACATTTTACCAGAAGAATTTGAACATGGAACCAAATCTCGTTAAAAAAAAAGCAAGGAACAAGATAGGAATATGTGAGTGTTATAGAAGTAAATGCTTTTCTAGTGTTAAAAAGTTGGAATGGAGGAGAAGCTTGTAGTATCAGATTTATCCCTGCCAAAGTTGGGATATATGCAAGTAAAATACCTTCTTGAGTGTGCTTGACATAGCAATAAAGTAAGATTTGCAATTTAGGGATAAGACAAGTTGCTTTATAAACTTTTAGCTTCTTGAAATGATATTTTTAGGAGAATAGTCTGGTGGTTCTGTAAGGATAATTTTTTAATGTAAAAGTATGGACAAACCAGCATGCACAAACACTTACTGAGAATGAATTCAGGATGTGTTAAGAATTCATCTACTTGTGGGTTGTCAGTATAAACACGGAGTGCACGCTCATTATGTTGAAGCACACGTGTGGTTGCAGGGGACTCCTCAGTAGAGGCACAAAGATTTCTTAATGCAAACTGCTGTTGGTATTTTTTGAATTCCTGTGGAGTAAGTTTATTAGAGCGTGAATCATCTTCCCAATAGCAAAGAAAACCTAGTACCTGAATAAAATAATTTTCTGGTGTATGAAACCAAGCTGTGAGCCTTGCAGAGCGTTGTTTGTTCTCCCCAACACCAAACAAGAAATCTCGGGTGCATTCTTCCCCATAATGCACGTCCTGGGTTGGCCACAGCAGTGAAAAGCTGAAAGAATTCATTGTTAGCAGGTTTTCAAGAAGTTTTGCTAATGCCCAAAACACAAGTAGCAATTCAAATGTTTCCAGATTTTCTAAAAGTAATTTCAATTTTCAAGACTGGAGAAATTTTATTGCTATAAATTATTGTGTGAGGATATCAGAGAGGTTTTCCATCTGTGCTTCTTCTTTCATAGCTAAGGTATAACTTCCACGATATTACTAATTGGCTACTTGAGAATATATGACTTCAATTCGTTTGCAATAGTTGGCAAGAAAATCTTCTTAGACAGTCTTTCTGGCCTATGAAGGAAACAGTGATAAATAAACAATTGTTGAATCAAAATAAGGACACAATGACTATGCAATCTACAACTCTTGGAATAAAACAAAAAATGTCAAGAGGAAGAAATAAAACATCATATAGGACATCCTAAGTGATGCTactaaattcaaatcaaaattaaaaaaatatgggAAATAAGTGCGTTCAAATCTTTGAAGTAACATAATGTAGCAGATAAATGTTTGAAATGAATTACCTTATAGCTGATGCAAGTTTCCCATTGGGCACGAACAGAAAAGGTGCCACTCTGAAATTTGGATTATCACTGTGTCGTAAAGCAGAACCCAACTCATCCATGACATACCTATAAATAAAATGATGATTAACACCTACCAATTCAGAATTTTCTATTAGTAGTGCAAACAAATAAATGCCCCTTTTTCTGAAGAAAGAGCACAAGACGACTTTCATCTTTGAAGCATCTTAGATACAGGGCATGCACATAATCTTACAAAAGGGCACAAGTGACAGTTGCTTTATGTTTCTAGACAAGAGGAAGAAGCAACATACTAAAACTTtcactagggatgtaaatgaaccaaacgggtcgcgagctattcggagctcgattcggtaaaaagctcgttcgagttcgttcgtttatcttatcgagccgagctcgagctcgagctcgatttcgagctcgacagttttatcgagccgagctcgagctcaaggatattcggctcgtgagctcgcgaacatgttcgtttataggttcgcgagccaaaaaaacgagccttaaatcgagccaaaaaaatgagctctaaaacaagccttaaaatgagctttaaaatgagccaaaaaatgagctctaaaacgagccaaaaatgagctctaaacgagcccgaaaacgagcccgagctcgcttaacgagttaggctcgttaactttgataatcgagctaataacgagctgagctcgaactgttcgcgagcttgataattctaaaacgagccgatcTCGAgcataaaagctcgattcgagctcgagccgagctcgagcccgaatataacttaaacgagccgagctcgagtctaatactgttcggctcggttcggctcgtttacatccctaactTTCACAGATAGTTATTAACAACAATTTGATCAGCTAAAAGCTGGCATTAACACCCAATTCGAGACTTGATGAAGGAATGAAGCCCAATCCCTATAATTCTGAAAACATAATTGATTGGTAGAAAGAATGGCCAGCAACCAATGAGACGATAAGTGAGCATAAAGGGGCATTGAAGAATCAGAATATTATTCTCAGGTCATCTATTTTTCCCCTTGGTTTGTGCTCTTGTGGTAGACTTAGTTTAGGTTTTTCTAAGAATGCTGATTCAGTTGGCACAAGTTCCATTCTTCCAGCACAATTTAATTCAAATCCTGAATTTAAAGCTGATCTGAATAACATTCCTGGATTGAAAACCTTGGAGGAAGTGAGGGCAATAGACAAGGAAAGAGGAAATAAAGAAAGGTAGATGGTAATTCATTGGCTGGATgttttgaaataaataaataaataaatattgaaGATAGGCATATTGTAGATGACTGCTAGCACTTTTTGTGAAAGAACACCATTTTACATGCCAAAAAAGTCTTAGCGAGACTTGACTGAAATGCTCCTTAGATAGCATAGTTAAAAGCATAAGCATGATATTACAGCAATTATATAACAGCATAAAACAAACAGGAAATATGCATCCACAGTACAGGATCAAGCATGATGGCAAATAGTAGTCATACAAGTTACAGTGCATCTATATCTGGTAGATTAAAATAGTAAAGATATAGCATGGAAGGAAATCAGTGAGGAAATAGAGTATAAAAATTGAATAATCCATTCTTGAAAATATCTCTTAtagcaaaaagaaaataaaagcttTAACATGATAATTAAATAACGAGTCAAATATAAGGCCAAACTCAGTCCTCTCATCAGTGTGTGTATGATCCAAGCGATGTTGATTTTCTGAAGATTGACTATGTTGACGGTTGGGGTATTAGATCAGTGCACTTACATAATATGAATATGCACTTGAAAAAAACACTAAAACATAACACATACCAGATAGGTGTTTCATCAATCTTTTCTTCATCTGCGAGTCTGTACGTCATCAAATATAACCACATTGCATTAAGAACCCTATCGACAAGAGATTCTGTAGGTCCCCATTCTGGTAAGCGTGGTTGAAGGGAAGAGTCTATAACATGTTTACCACTTTCAGTTATATCTGATCTGCTAACACCATTTAGAAAAGATAAATTAGGAAGATATTCCAAAATTTGTACAGCGCTGTTTCCAAGAGGACCAGGAATATCAACCTGCAATAGTAAATTGAAAGAGTATATCAAAGTACGCATATTAGCACAAAAAAGAAACTAGATTACGCTTACCTCCAAACTTTGCAAAGAATTGAAATCCCTTAATAGGTGTAAAAGAACATCAATGGAAACTTGGTCTAGCTGATTGCCACGGATATTCAAATGTGAAAGAGATGGCATCACAACAGGAGAAAAAGCCTGAGAGAAACAATTCAAAGAGAACGAAACATCTACGCATGAAGAACATAAAAGAACTGAAAAATAAGGTTTCTGTGGACTAATGTATCAATCAAAGCGTAAAACACGTGACATTTTCTTGAAACCATCATCTGTGACATGCATAATTGAAACAAATGAGTCACGCCATCAATAACTAACCTTTGGCAGGTCCCTGATACATCGATTAGAAAGATCAAGGTTGGTGACTTTCACCAATGAACCACTATCGCTACAAAAGCATCCTGTATTGTCTGCTCCACCAATATCTCCACAAAATCCCAATGCCCATTCTCCGAAATTGCTAGTGAAgcatgagttataaatttccagacCAGGGATACCAGCAAGAACTGCTTTAGCAATTGTGTCACCACTGAATATGCAAATGTACCAGTCAATCACTTGTAAAATATTCTGAATAGACAAAACATCCTATAAATCCCTAAAACTACGAAGGCATGCCATTCTCTAGAGttcagtattttttaacagtTTACAAATATTGATTGCATAGAGAAGAAAGGTACTAACATTATAAAAGGGAAGCAAATCAGATTGTGTACAATTTAACCAGAATTACATAGGGTAAGAATCCATGAGTTACACACAAAAGTTGAATAAGACAATCTCAGCTAAGTGCTCtgaaaaatgaaggaaaaaattcaaGTTGTAGAATATGTACCAATTGCGAACGACAGGGTTGTCGTTTAACCAGAttgcttttaaatttctgcaTTTTGTTACTTCCTGAATAACATTTTCTGAATCCTGTAATTTATTACTCCAGAGGTTGAGAGCAACCAAGTTCTGGTGCAATGGGGGGCAAAAGCAAGCAGCAATTAATTCATGAAAAAAAAATGCtgcattgaaaaggaaaataagGTATCccaacaagcatagtgtagactTTTACAACAATCATATGTACTTCACCCATAACATATAACAATAAGCACTCAAAGTTGCAGCTTAAGTAAAGATGCTACCAACCGGAAACTTAGCAGACAAATCTAGGGATTTTAACATCTCATCGTCAAtctcaagctcatcgagctccaaccAAGTTGCATCACGTCCACTTTCTTTTGCTTTGTCTACCTCCTTTTTCAGTACTTCCAACACTCTATCCTGGCTTTTACCGATCGCCTCCTCACTGATTTCTAGCTCCGAAACCTCATCGTTGGTTTTCATATCGAGATCGACACACATCAAGGCAGACATTCTCTCAGCCAATCCCGGAACCTCCTTCAGCTGTAATCCCACTCAAAAACTAATATTTCTTCAACAAATCAATCACGAAATCAGAAAAAAAACCGCGGAGTTCTCACCTGTTGAAGGGCATCCGGAAGGCGGAACGACCAAGCATGGTCGATGAGAAAAACGTCGGAATCTCTCAACAGAGACTCTACGGAGAGCAAAAGGCGACGCTGGCGACCGCCCTCGcagggctcgatggtgaagaacTCGCCGCCGTCGAAAGTATCGGCGGAAAGCTTACGGAAGAGCTGGCGGTATAGCGTAGGAGGAACGCCGGAGGCGGCGAGCAGTATCTCATGGACCTTGACGAAGTCGTCGAAGTCCCGTATCACGGCCGGAGCGGACATGGCGGCGAGGCAGTGACGAGGGTTTTTGGTTTCCACGAGCTTCAACAAATCCGCGCCTGAGGACTCAATAGAGAAAACTACGAAATCCGACGGCTGAGATCCTCTAATCTGGGTCGATACTTGAGATCGTATGGCTGCGGATAGGAGACGTAAGATTGGAGCATGGTCTGTGATTTCATGCACTCCAAATTTTAACTACTTTTCTTAAAATTACACCTaatttttttataagtaaaatatATGAAAGCATAGTGAAAAAAAAGTAGAACTAATTAAGATGTAATAGATTTAAATgcatagttttgaattttaaggAGCATTCGATCAAGATTTGACACTTCAatcttaaaattataataatttcttATTCATCATATACATAAGATACATCATAAATGGCATAGTTCTCACTAAAACAAACACATGGATCTGCCTGCTCCCAACACGCGCGTGCATTAACTGCAGCAAGTGTTACTGAACTCGAAATAGCACAGTTGACATAAGAAAGTCAGACCAAATAATTCAGCTAAACCTTTctatatcatttttatttttactcgAACATATCCATGCAAACACTTAATTGAGCCAGGCTAATTTGTTCTCTATATGTGATGGAGGAATTCAGCTGTCTCATATCAATCAGTGTCTCTGCATCTGCCTTCAATATGGCCCTCACCATTCAATGCCATAGCTTTGAAGCTTTCCATGAAACGACGACAAACTTGAGAAGCACTCGTTGTGGGTGATTTGCAGGTGCCTCTGAACATGTCCCACAATTTAAGGGCACGAGAGAGGCCAATGGTCACCAGAGCTGttcttttgtcctcttctaaaaCATGGAGCAGCACCTACGTGAGCTCCTTCATGGCCTTCCACTTCACTTTTTCTTGCTAAAACTacctttcaaatagcatgctaaACCATGGACTTTGAACTATAAAAGGCCCTTGGGATTCCTCGGAGAGTCACAGTAGTGAATTAAGATACAAGAGAGAGTTGGCAAAGGAAATGGGGAGGAAGCCTAGCTCTTCGAATGAGGGGATGATCAATAGAGGAGCATGGACTCCTCAAGAAGACAAGGTGCTTGTTTCCTACATATCGACTTACGGGGTGGGCAAATGGGAGTCTCTCCCCAAACGAGCCGGTCAGTTCAGTTCAGTTCCATATTCTGAAAAGTGTTGTCTATACATTTCTCAAGAGAAAGTGTTGGATTTGGAGAATGCACGTAGGGCTTAAGCGTTCCGGGAAGAGCTGCAGACTCCGATGGCTCAACTACCTGCGGCCGGACATCAAGAGGGGGAACATCTCCGACGACGAGGAGGCCTTGATCATCAGACTCCACAAGCTACTTGGAAACAGGTCATTTTCATATTGATGTTCAACAAGCATTTGTATAGTGATTCCCTTTTGTTTTCGGATTGGGGCTGGCCACAGGTGGTCTCTGATTGCAAGGCGATTGCCCGGGcgaaccgacaacgagatcaagAACTACTGGAACACGACCTTGGTGAAGAAGCTACAAGGTGAACTGCCTCAATTCAACAAGCTGTATCGCACAATTTCAACTGGAACCGAATCAAATTCTAGCGGCACAGCGACCAAGTCAATACTACAAGGAAAGGCCACTGTTGCATCTCTGCCGACTGATGCTGACTCCAACACGGCTCGAGCCTTTTGTGGTCTGGATGCTCCTCTGATGCTGCCATTGTTGGCCGTCCCAGAAGGCTACTCTGGTTCTGCCATGGACATGCTTGCAGTGTCATGGCCTTTGGATTCAGGTGCTTGGGAAGAGCCAAACATCGTCGGCATTGAGATCGAAGAGTTTGGATACGGATCGCAGAGAGGTGACGGCATCAAGAACTGTCAGGATCTTGAAGACATGATGGCTAGTGAAGGAGCAACAAACGGCACTTGGGAGGAAAATGATGATCTTCCCAGCTTCTGCTTAGTGTCGTAGATAACAAAACTCCTCCTATGCAGTTCTGTGTGAAAGTTCTCTGTGCAGTCGCAAATTTGGCCGGAAAGATCTCGGATTCGACCGTACATGGGGCTTTCACACAGAAATTGAGTGCGAATTTGCTTCAGGCAGATTTTATCTTTTAGTTAGTTTGTTTGGTAATAATGTGCAAGATTTAAGTGAGGAGCATATATCGAGTAAGAATAAATAAAAGGAGTTTCCAATAActcatcaaaaataaaattttaaaaactagtttattattaataaactcataaagtatttaataaacTCATTTACCATTAAACTAAATTATcattaatatataaaataaataaacctaTATTTATAATGAGTTTTTAAGATTTAAATGGACAAATCTGATCCCTTCAGGAGAGGAGTCACATACGCAAAACACGAGGGGACAGGGCCACGCCACTGCTTTCCTCCACAGCAAATCTTTTCGTGATTTTCTGCGCCTCTCTCTCACATTTGCATTCCTTTCCAGATTCGACTAAATCGCCGATATCATCGAGGTTTTCGCTCTTTCATCGTCTCCTTCCTCTCGCCGCTTCCCTTCGCATCTCTGAGGTATGTATCATGACACCAATCTGCCACGAAAAAGATCCCCCATTTAAGATCTCTTTTTTCATGCGTTTTGGTTGCATCAGATCTATCTTACCGAGCTTTCTTTTGAGCCATGGTGAATTCGGTACGATTTGGTTCCCTGGTTTTATTTTCTCCTCTGTTCGTGCGCTCTGATggctattttttttcctttctttcgaTTTTCCTTCTTCGATTATCGTCGTGATTGTTCGAAAGAAGAATTTGTTAAATGAGAGTTCGAGAACGCCGCGGCGAGCATCATGTGTGTCATATGATCTCCTCGCTTGCGTTGCCTTTGTTGCCTTTCTGAAATGAAGCTGCCATGACAACTATTTCTCCTCCCCTAGTAAACCCTAAGAAGTTTCCAATATgccttttgaatttgatttaaagtCTTCTCACTTTGCAGGGCTTCTGGCgacaaagagaaggaggggaTGTTGGAGATGGATACCTTGGTCATCGGCAATGGAAGTCAAATCGAGGGCAAACTCTTGGATCCCTTGCAAAGGAACTTCCTCCAGGTGCAGAGCATTCTGGACCAGAACAGGCTCCTGATCAACGAGATCAACCAGAACCACGAGTCCAGAATCCCCGACAACCTCAGCCGCAACGTCGGCCTCATCCGAGAGCTCAACGACAACATCCGCCGCATCGTCGATCTCTACGGCAACCTCTCCGTCTCATTCACCGACTCCAAGGACGCAGACTCTGATGCAAAGCGCGGCCACAAGAGGAACAGACCGGCGTAAAGAATCATTCAATTACCTAGATAGAGAGATATCAAGGAGGGAGGAAGAGAATGAGACAGCTTACACTTGTTAGCATACAGAACAGTGTATAAGCTTTGCAGATGATCAGCTTGCAGATCAAAATAAAAGGTGATTATTTCTCACATTGTTGTGATCATCACGTTGTTCGTCTTCTAAATGCCATCTATATCTCAAATTTCATTCTAACCAAACCATCAATAAGAAGCGGGCGTCATTGTGATACTACAGTGCCTTCAATAAGGGCAGCAAATTTCACCTTCCAGTCTGTAACCCTTTCTGGCCCATTTACCACCTGCACAGATATCACTCCCTATTAGTGTGTGTTGCAGAAACACATGATGTAGTTTAGGTTAAATGCATCTTCAAATTTAGGTTACTTCAAATATTAGGCCTTCCTCTGGTGGCGACTCAAGTGCCTCCACACAAATAACTGCTGCATCCTCTTTACTCAGACTTCCCTTTGCTGCATCACCCTACATTTGGTGACGACATGCTTGTGAGAAGGATTGAATAGATTGCATCAAAAAATGCCTACATTATCAGATATGAATGCCCTTGTTGCTAATTCAAATTACTGTTAAGTACCTTGCTGAAGCTGAAACTTTGATCGCCACTAGGAGCACTCTGCAGCAAGCCAGTTCTTATTATTGTGTATGGAACACCAGCCGTTATCACAGCCTTTTCATCTCTATCCGCCAGCTCTCTGGCTTTGCTATTCATAATCGCTTGAAATCCGCCACTTCCTTTATAATACGCCAACTGCAATCTGATCAAAACTCATGCTTGAAGACCATGACGAGAGAGAAAACATGAGAATTTGCTCGATGAAAAACTTGAGGACCTGAGATAGAAGAACAATGTGGTTTACACCTTTTGTTCGAGCTATGTCCGAGAAAAAGCCATCCTGCAAGATAAAGAGAGTCTAGCAAGATAGATTATGCAAGCAACATCAGCTATGCAAGAATCATATACCTTTAAGACTCATTTCTATGGCAAAAACAAAAGTCAGCATCGAAAATGAGTGATATCAAAGATCCAGGAGAATGGTGCATATGCCTCTTAGTAAACCTAAACAAGTATATATATTCTAGACATCTGGAAGATAGACAGAATCAAAATACATCAGAATTCAAAATACATACATCTGATGCACAAATGATCGAACGAACACCTCTGAGAGTCTTTGTGAGAAAGGTCTTGTCATTCAGATCTCCAACCAATGACTACATAAAGCAAAGGATCCAAAGAATCCACTATACTTTAGAGAAATATGATCAGTGCTATCATCATTGTGCAGATGTTTACCTCAACATAAGTTCCAAAGGCATCAGCAGCAGCTCGTTTATCCTTAACTATTGCTTTTATCCGGAGGCGCTTAAGAATCAATGAAAGGATTACCATCTGGTGTAAGTGTAAATCACAGGAGAATTAGTAAACTGAAAGAAACTATCATATTGGCTATGCCTCGATTGGTGAGAAATCAAATCGTCGAAATAATTTGGAAGAAAAAAAGACTAATTGTCTGTTTGCTatcaaagaagaaaaagaagaggcaaatTTGACTGATATTGGATATTGATAAATGAAAGAACTAGCAAACTTTTAGCATTGAAATATAGTGTGAACTAGTTACTTCCAAAACAAAAGGAACATTATACATTAATGAAGAGATAATCTCTCCTGTTTAGGTCAGAAAGGTCTCACTTGACCAATTTCGCTTTCACCATCAGTGACCAGCACAGCATCGCGTGTTTCTTCGATCTCTAGTATCCATCAAGGTAAAAGTTATTGATATGGACCACAAAGATACAAGTTCTAGCATGCATAAATTTCATTCTACCTGAAGATTCATCATCATCCTCCAGATCACCATCCTTAGGAAGCAAATCAGGCGCTCCATACCACTTCCTCAACTTAGGCCCGCCTGGAAAAATAAGGTTAATCTTCTCAGATCAAAGGTGCACATATAAACTAATGAATCTCAGACGATTTGTCAGAAAAGTTTTATTCCGCGATCGAGAGAGAAAAGAGACAATCCTACACGAGATACAAACTTCTTTctcaacaagaaaaaaaaaactacgtCCAGATGAAATTGCATTACAATACTTACCTTCTATGTAGTCGAGGAGCTGATCGGCGAAGTTGGCTTCTTTCTTCTTGGAGCAGCGGCACGCCAGCGGAGCCGGCCGAGGCGTTTTCCTCTGGAAGGAGGGCGTACGGGAATAAAACGATTGAGATGATGAGAGATCAAGGAGGAGACGAGGTGCGGGTGACGTCGAGCAGAGACGATGAGCGACCGCCATTGGAGCTTCTGAGGTTAGAGGAAGCACAAACCCCGATCCGTTTACAAGAGATTGAGTTGGGAGTTATCAGATATTTACGAGATTGCCATCGGTGACCCGCGTGGCATGGCCGTTGGAGTGGGCTAGGCCGCCCAGTTGGCATATTATGGGCTGCGAAGGGATACGGCCCGCTAGTTTAGACCGGTTCGGACTGAAATTAGCATGATTTGACTcagtattatatatattttttaaaatatattttttaatataaatgattGTAATTTTTCTTTAATCTCGCAGATTTCGTGCACGTTTATAATTTCTGCCAGCTGGCTCGCGCTACGAACCTTCATCAGCCGCCGCCGTCGTTTGACTCTGACCCATTCCAAGATCTAGATAATTGCTGCTGACGTGACAGTCAAATGTTTGACCACCAGGCCAGCAAACCCTCCTCTATTTAGAGCGGCGTCTTCTCTGCGCTCTGCTCTCGTATCTCAATAATCTCTCTGTTAATTTAGTCTCGAcgattttaatcatttaattagagtgATGGACGGCTTCTTCTCCGACTCTGACGTGCTGACGAAAGTGGCGCTGTTCGCTCTGGTTCAGGCTCTCGTCTATCTCATCCTCTCCAAGTCTTCCACCATTTTCTCCGACGACAGGGTGAGGAGAAGCCTCAGCTTCCGACCGGCACGCTCCGTCAGCGTCCGCCGCTGGCTGGCCTTGCTTTCCGACATGCCTGCCGGCGGCGAGATCTCACCGTTGGCGCCGAggcctcctcgacgagaggaatcGCTGTCGTCGTCCGACGACGTGAAGAAATATTGATAAGAAATTAATAAACTTTTTCTTCGTATATGTATTTGATTTgttgttaaaaatttatttgtataaaaaaattctcgttaaaattttttttatatccataattaaatttcaattaaatatatgtatttaattaaatgatttgctcaaataatataataattaaattcGCTTATCTCCTGACTCCTATGGAATGTACTCATCTGCATGCTACATTTGTCCTAAAAAAACAAAAACGAAGGCATTTGAGCATATCGACAACCTTTTGGAGTGATGTATTAGGAGATTAAGCCCTCTCTTTGTAACGTAAACTCAGTGAGAATAATCATTAAAGTATTCTAACAAAGTTTTGTCAGCTTTGAATTACGACCATCAATGCAACCATATCCGAAGAAGAAACCACCCGGAGTAGGAATTCCGCATACGCGAATTTACTATTTTGACACCGCCGAGGCGCCTGTAGGAATGGGAAATAGGTTAAATATGGCATGCCCTCGGATGTAATTTCAAATTGCTCCCTCTACTCTATAAATCCAAGAACACGCATAGCGAAGCATTGGAACCCATGGTGATGGAGGGTCATGAGGGCGTGAGGGAGGTGTATAAAGAGTGCATGAGGAACCACTCGCTGAGGCACGGCGCCGGCTACACCGTGGACGGCTGTTGCAGGTTCATTCCGGCGTCCGGAGACCGCCAGCTGCAGTGCGGCGCGTGCGGCTGCCACCGCAACTTCCACCGCACGGACTTCTGCGTCGCCGGCACCCTGCCTGGGCGGAGCGAGAGGCGGCGGCCGCGGGCGAGGTTTTCGGAGGAGCAGAAGCAGCGCATGGCTCGCTGCGCGGAGAGGCTTGGGTGGAAGATCCCGAGGGGCCGTGCCAGGGCCGGAGGCGAGGAGGAGGATCAGGTCTCGAGGTTCTGCCGCGGGATCGGGGTGACCAGGCAGGCGTTCAAGGTGTGGATGCACAACCACAAGGGCAGCGCCAGTTCTGCTCCGGCGGCGGCAGCGCTGGTGGCGTCATCAGAGGCCACCGCCCGAGGCAGAGCGGCTATGAACGGAGGAGTGGAGGAGGTGATCAAGATCGGGGACGAGGCGATGGAGGACGAGGAGGAGGCAAAGGATCTGGattgagctgatctgcatgcagAATGGGTTTGATTTGGACATGATTTTAATAATAAATCTGAATCTTCCGTGAAAAACTCTTTCATCTGCGTTCCTATCTTATTCATTGTCATGCTTTTGCAAAAGTCAAATTTATTCACACACCACATTTGATATGCAAGCAATATGTTTGACTAGAAGTCAATCTAACTCACTTACCGATCAGATACTTATTGATCTCTCATTTGTGTCTCGAAATAAAGACCAAAATGTTCATGTGAAGCACTCGACCAAAAAAGGCTGGTTAGCCATGATTGTGGCCCATAACAGTTTGTAACAAGCCGGGGTAGTTTGGTAAACTGATGCGAGTATTACTTGGCCAACATCATCTGCACAAACTCCTGATAGTCGACTTGTCCATCGCCGTTGATGTCTGCTTCTCGTATCATTTCGTCGACCTCCTCGTCCGT from Zingiber officinale cultivar Zhangliang chromosome 4B, Zo_v1.1, whole genome shotgun sequence includes:
- the LOC121976668 gene encoding tubulin--tyrosine ligase-like protein 12 isoform X2 codes for the protein MSAPAVIRDFDDFVKVHEILLAASGVPPTLYRQLFRKLSADTFDGGEFFTIEPCEGGRQRRLLLSVESLLRDSDVFLIDHAWSFRLPDALQQLKEVPGLAERMSALMCVDLDMKTNDEVSELEISEEAIGKSQDRVLEVLKKEVDKAKESGRDATWLELDELEIDDEMLKSLDLSAKFPNLVALNLWSNKLQDSENVIQEVTKCRNLKAIWLNDNPVVRNCGDTIAKAVLAGIPGLEIYNSCFTSNFGEWALGFCGDIGGADNTGCFCSDSGSLVKVTNLDLSNRCIRDLPKLDQVSIDVLLHLLRDFNSLQSLEVDIPGPLGNSAVQILEYLPNLSFLNGVSRSDITESGKHVIDSSLQPRLPEWGPTESLVDRVLNAMWLYLMTYRLADEEKIDETPIWYVMDELGSALRHSDNPNFRVAPFLFVPNGKLASAISFSLLWPTQDVHYGEECTRDFLFGVGENKQRSARLTAWFHTPENYFIQEFKKYQQQFALRNLCASTEESPATTRVLQHNERALRVYTDNPQVDEFLTHPEFILTTDAKEADIIWTSMQVDSEVKKALELTDHQYTNQFPYEACLVMKHHLAETILKAQGRPEWLQPTYNLETHLSQLIGDYIIRKQEGLNNLWILKPWNMARTIDTTVTGDLSAIIRLKETGPKICQKYIEHPALFKGRKFDLRYVVLVRSMNPVEIFLFDVFWVRLANNPYTLERSSLFEYETHFTVMNYCGRLNHMNTPDFAREFEEEHQVNWLEIHQKIREMIRSVFDSAAAVHPEMHSAQSRAIYGLDVMLDQSFKPKLLEVTYCPDCNRACKYDTEVIVGSKGVVKGRDFFNTVFGCLFLGETAHVTPL
- the LOC121976668 gene encoding tubulin--tyrosine ligase-like protein 12 isoform X1, which produces MSAPAVIRDFDDFVKVHEILLAASGVPPTLYRQLFRKLSADTFDGGEFFTIEPCEGGRQRRLLLSVESLLRDSDVFLIDHAWSFRLPDALQQLKEVPGLAERMSALMCVDLDMKTNDEVSELEISEEAIGKSQDRVLEVLKKEVDKAKESGRDATWLELDELEIDDEMLKSLDLSAKFPNLVALNLWSNKLQDSENVIQEVTKCRNLKAIWLNDNPVVRNCGDTIAKAVLAGIPGLEIYNSCFTSNFGEWALGFCGDIGGADNTGCFCSDSGSLVKVTNLDLSNRCIRDLPKAFSPVVMPSLSHLNIRGNQLDQVSIDVLLHLLRDFNSLQSLEVDIPGPLGNSAVQILEYLPNLSFLNGVSRSDITESGKHVIDSSLQPRLPEWGPTESLVDRVLNAMWLYLMTYRLADEEKIDETPIWYVMDELGSALRHSDNPNFRVAPFLFVPNGKLASAISFSLLWPTQDVHYGEECTRDFLFGVGENKQRSARLTAWFHTPENYFIQEFKKYQQQFALRNLCASTEESPATTRVLQHNERALRVYTDNPQVDEFLTHPEFILTTDAKEADIIWTSMQVDSEVKKALELTDHQYTNQFPYEACLVMKHHLAETILKAQGRPEWLQPTYNLETHLSQLIGDYIIRKQEGLNNLWILKPWNMARTIDTTVTGDLSAIIRLKETGPKICQKYIEHPALFKGRKFDLRYVVLVRSMNPVEIFLFDVFWVRLANNPYTLERSSLFEYETHFTVMNYCGRLNHMNTPDFAREFEEEHQVNWLEIHQKIREMIRSVFDSAAAVHPEMHSAQSRAIYGLDVMLDQSFKPKLLEVTYCPDCNRACKYDTEVIVGSKGVVKGRDFFNTVFGCLFLGETAHVTPL
- the LOC121978672 gene encoding transcription factor MYB1-like — encoded protein: MGRKPSSSNEGMINRGAWTPQEDKVLVSYISTYGVGKWESLPKRAGLKRSGKSCRLRWLNYLRPDIKRGNISDDEEALIIRLHKLLGNRWSLIARRLPGRTDNEIKNYWNTTLVKKLQGELPQFNKLYRTISTGTESNSSGTATKSILQGKATVASLPTDADSNTARAFCGLDAPLMLPLLAVPEGYSGSAMDMLAVSWPLDSGAWEEPNIVGIEIEEFGYGSQRGDGIKNCQDLEDMMASEGATNGTWEENDDLPSFCLVS
- the LOC121976672 gene encoding protein ELF4-LIKE 3-like; this encodes MLEMDTLVIGNGSQIEGKLLDPLQRNFLQVQSILDQNRLLINEINQNHESRIPDNLSRNVGLIRELNDNIRRIVDLYGNLSVSFTDSKDADSDAKRGHKRNRPA